A section of the Oncorhynchus gorbuscha isolate QuinsamMale2020 ecotype Even-year linkage group LG06, OgorEven_v1.0, whole genome shotgun sequence genome encodes:
- the tex36 gene encoding testis-expressed protein 36 — protein MTKGGKKYSSMEKDGKWLAHAGLPANDTSKRETCTSTGYMMSQSEPLPPASSTEKYPKIFINTEQKTMGRVYPFSAHDNQAALQDTITVFDDGLGRKKCLDERRQHNSHFCLCHHGSVSGVGETRGDFSAYQTDYQDHQDTEGSSTSRRFPINHLDRSTVAAVAQAGEHFMWFGRHDEDRPVPLEVLAATNCSSSSKPSRHSYHIRH, from the exons ATGACAAAAGGTGGTAAGAAATACTCATCAATGGAAAAGGATGGCAAATGG TTGGCTCATGCAGGTTTACCAGCAAATGACACCAGTAAACGGGAGACGTGCACCAGCACAGGGTATATGATGTCTCAGAGTGAACCACTACCTCCAGCATCCAGCACAGAGAAGTATCCCAAGATCTTCATCAACACAGAACAG AAAACCATGGGAAGAGTCTATCCATTCTCAGCCCATGATAACCAAGCTGCACTGCAAGATACCATCACTGTATTTGATGAT GGATTAGGCCGCAAGAAGTGCCTGGACGAGCGTAGACAACATAACTCACACTTCTGCCTGTGCCACCATGGAAGTGTGAGTGGCGTGGGGGAGACGAGGGGAGACTTCTCAGCCTATCAgacagactaccaggaccaccaGGACACAGAGGGCTCCTCCACCAGCAGGCGTTTTCCCATTAACCATCTTGATAGGTCCACTGTGGCAGCTGTTGCCCAGGCAGGAGAGCACTTTATGTGGTTCGGGAGGCATGATGAGGACCGTCCTGTGCCCCTTGAAGTGCTGGCAGCTACCAACTGCTCCTCCTCATCCAAGCCGTCCAGACACTCCTACCATATCAGGCATTAG